The DNA region TGGTCTATTAACGCGGATAAGGAGTTCACCGTTGCTAGCATCTCTTTTGTGGTCAATAATTCTAAATCAGTAGTTTGGGATTCTCTTTTGATTAAGTGGTTGAAAGCGATGTGGGATCTTAAACTTCCGCCTAAGATTAAGTTGTTCGCTTGGAGATTTTTTATTGACCGGCTTCCCACTAAGGATCAATTGTTGAAAAGAGGAGTTTCTAATGTTTCCAATCCGATTTGCGATTTTTGTGGTAACCTTTTAGAATCTTCCtctcatcttttctttctttaccAAGAGGTGAAAGAGATTTGGAATCATATTTTTGTGTGGTTAGGCATTCCGGAGAAAATTAACATCGAGGAGTTCGTTTTATTTGGTGATTTACAAGAAAAGGTGAAGAATATCAAGCGAAGAACTATGATCAATTTTGTTTGGTTTGCAACCATTTGGTGTCTTTGGATTATGAGAAATGCCATAATCTTCAAGGGGGAGGTGTTTTGTTTCGATGACATTTGCTCTaatattgtttttctttcttggagatggttgtaTGTTGGATATACTGAGTTTAGACGAAGCTATTACgaatggtttaaacttcctttatctGATTCAATTACTCTTTAGGGTCGTTTcttttttgtaagggttgcacccctagtgcgagctttatcaatcaaattgactattaaaaaaaaaagatatcttgaaattttgaagacATGATGATTTTTTTGAGACTCAGTCATTCGGTTCGACTAATTTAATAATGATATACTTTTGTTATAGAGACCGATT from Vicia villosa cultivar HV-30 ecotype Madison, WI unplaced genomic scaffold, Vvil1.0 ctg.001676F_1_1, whole genome shotgun sequence includes:
- the LOC131636242 gene encoding uncharacterized protein LOC131636242, with protein sequence MSFPDLFALSTKKFCTVAEVLVWTNVTHKWDLKALFYRDDGIDIATWAAAAAMPCWNRFCDSVGGYTPHEFENDTFSWSINADKEFTVASISFVVNNSKSVVWDSLLIKWLKAMWDLKLPPKIKLFAWRFFIDRLPTKDQLLKRGVSNVSNPICDFCGNLLESSSHLFFLYQEVKEIWNHIFVWLGIPEKINIEEFVLFGDLQEKVKNIKRRTMINFVWFATIWCLWIMRNAIIFKGEVFCFDDICSNIVFLSWRWLYVGYTEFRRSYYEWFKLPLSDSITL